A window of Proteus columbae contains these coding sequences:
- a CDS encoding ATP-dependent nuclease yields MHIERIKLQNFRSFGPEVQSIAVDPDLTTLVGANGAGKTVLMQALQRMFGISNEQRTIRRQDFHIPSSEEDSPSKRTLTLEAIVAFPELDDEDGDHSVIPDFFHHMSVTDEGGKLKCRLRLDAQWEDDGSIDGYITSQFRAVTTWGEPEDADFHNVRPADRSRIQLIYVPATRCAASQVSAFLKGRLWKAINWSEQVRSSFTQKATELNESFEGENAISIVTEKLTGRWQELHSAGTDSTPKFRPVDLRFEEFVRKVEVLLHPDESGRDRSIDELSDGQSSLFHIAMTSATLDVETEILAQPESEDFLGADLPLPSLTILALEEPENNLAPYYLSRIISQISSLVHGLRAQAVLSSHSPSILARIQPKQVRHFRLATESNTTVVRQLTLPDEENEAAKYIQQAVRAYPELYFAKVVVLGEGASEEVILPAISEAMGIPIDKSFVAMVPLGGRHVNHMWRLLTDLQIPFITLLDLDWGRHGGGWGRIKNAVSKLIEYGVEPSEIFGQYLNPLGYQHNLAAFDTGSAADWTSISSWVNALRHYAVYFSSPLDIDYSMLKAFPDQYCVAPDESSNGPSNRGEPGNAVMGDEGSPEFYADDLQNLRWYRYLFLGRGKPSTHIRVLGSIPSVQLAQNAPEELRSLVQSIHAALQR; encoded by the coding sequence GTGCATATCGAGAGGATAAAACTACAGAACTTTAGAAGCTTCGGACCAGAGGTCCAGAGCATAGCTGTCGATCCGGATCTAACCACCTTGGTTGGAGCAAATGGTGCTGGGAAAACGGTCTTGATGCAGGCCTTACAGCGCATGTTTGGCATCTCAAATGAACAACGGACGATTCGCCGTCAGGATTTTCACATTCCCTCTTCTGAAGAAGATAGCCCCAGTAAGCGGACTCTAACGCTTGAAGCCATTGTCGCCTTTCCTGAACTGGATGATGAAGACGGAGACCACTCCGTGATACCAGACTTCTTTCACCATATGAGCGTGACTGATGAGGGGGGCAAGCTGAAATGCCGTTTGCGTTTGGACGCACAATGGGAAGATGATGGTTCAATAGATGGGTACATCACGAGCCAGTTCCGCGCGGTTACAACCTGGGGTGAGCCAGAAGATGCTGATTTTCACAATGTGCGCCCAGCGGATCGTTCTCGAATCCAATTAATTTACGTACCTGCCACACGATGTGCAGCTTCCCAGGTATCAGCCTTTCTGAAAGGTCGGCTTTGGAAAGCTATTAACTGGTCAGAACAAGTACGGTCATCTTTTACTCAAAAGGCTACAGAGCTGAATGAATCCTTTGAGGGTGAAAATGCGATTAGTATCGTTACTGAAAAGCTCACAGGCCGCTGGCAGGAGCTGCATTCTGCTGGAACTGATAGTACACCGAAGTTTCGTCCGGTCGACCTACGTTTTGAAGAATTTGTTCGTAAGGTAGAGGTACTGCTGCACCCTGATGAAAGTGGTCGCGATCGGAGCATTGATGAGCTAAGTGATGGCCAAAGTTCGTTGTTTCACATCGCCATGACTTCAGCCACTCTTGATGTTGAAACCGAGATCTTAGCCCAACCAGAGAGTGAAGATTTTCTGGGTGCAGACTTGCCCTTGCCCTCATTGACTATTTTGGCACTTGAGGAGCCGGAGAATAACCTAGCCCCATACTATCTATCTCGAATTATTAGCCAGATCAGCAGCCTAGTGCATGGCTTAAGAGCTCAAGCAGTACTATCTAGCCATTCGCCGAGTATTCTCGCCAGGATCCAACCAAAGCAAGTAAGACACTTCAGGCTAGCAACAGAATCAAACACCACTGTTGTTCGTCAACTTACTTTACCCGATGAAGAGAATGAAGCTGCAAAGTATATTCAGCAGGCGGTGAGAGCCTATCCAGAATTGTATTTTGCTAAGGTCGTGGTTCTCGGGGAGGGGGCTTCAGAAGAGGTAATTCTTCCTGCCATATCAGAAGCGATGGGAATACCAATTGATAAGTCTTTTGTTGCCATGGTTCCATTAGGGGGCCGCCATGTAAACCACATGTGGCGTCTACTAACAGATTTACAGATTCCTTTTATTACATTACTCGATCTGGATTGGGGGCGGCACGGCGGTGGCTGGGGTAGGATTAAGAACGCAGTCTCCAAGTTGATAGAGTATGGGGTAGAACCAAGTGAGATATTTGGGCAATACCTCAACCCGTTAGGATACCAGCATAATCTTGCTGCATTTGATACCGGGTCTGCTGCTGATTGGACTAGCATTAGCTCTTGGGTTAACGCACTCAGGCACTATGCTGTTTACTTCTCAAGCCCATTAGATATTGATTATTCGATGTTGAAGGCATTTCCTGACCAATATTGCGTTGCTCCAGACGAAAGTTCTAACGGGCCATCTAATCGTGGTGAGCCTGGGAATGCAGTTATGGGGGACGAGGGAAGTCCTGAATTTTATGCAGATGATCTGCAAAATTTGCGCTGGTACAGGTACCTGTTTTTAGGAAGAGGTAAGCCTAGCACGCACATCCGAGTGCTTGGATCTATTCCGTCAGTTCAGTTGGCTCAGAACGCGCCAGAAGAATTGCGGTCTTTGGTTCAGTCTATTCACGCAGCCCTTCAGAGATAG